A stretch of the Archangium violaceum genome encodes the following:
- a CDS encoding serine/threonine protein kinase, whose amino-acid sequence MWQATVERPEQGRRAFEQRRRLLLRRLTREGAREEFLPRVGEVVGGLTLEARLGAGSYGTVYRARRGDDVFAVKLLYLPHAGPWAQRELEVLLRLHHAGLVGVDSHGHHGHFPGFGPLFLYIVTGYVPGLPLDTWAERHNPTALEVARAVRVLAAQLVVAHSVGVVHRDVKNDNVVVREGDGRPVLVDYGVGTFPGALKVTGGFVPGTTRYRAPEAWRFRRQRQRDTHYEASVRDDLWALGVLFYWLLTGVWPFDGKSEEEVEDAVLHSEPVAPHERNPRVPRALSAVCMRMLEKAPEARYPDARSVGEALSAVLAGADAGWAVSLCEEWAPDNATTREQENGDVAVKVDLEQSLARHHRLSALERERPRRGRPATTEAEVLMPSPGVDEPLPEEVEARVPSASAPLTEEGVTRAVTAPVPPRAPVGPWFARAWRDRTLSLGAVALLAAAHLHPAFAPSLVDAPPIGVTAVPMVSATPVSVVTWALSGQEVAPSWCPLEGGGGAAPAWVATSAPIAFAMQPKDSMRVKSQEKKQQRGPVRNAVTRVLWSAAVGAAVAGCPGAQVRSNPKPEACPAGSLEAMKQLGIRPGDETGAEFPGIGEASFVTVREGPGARLLLGEPLGQLEAGTVLTGTFLFGKERVQGRFTQARRPGGGDSIPVCLDAWSWGSDYGRGLVREPDEGADTAKVHAYPHVMAVERFE is encoded by the coding sequence ATGTGGCAGGCAACGGTGGAGCGTCCGGAGCAGGGGCGGCGGGCTTTCGAGCAACGGCGGCGGTTGTTGCTCCGGCGGCTCACGCGGGAGGGGGCGCGGGAGGAGTTCCTTCCGCGGGTGGGCGAGGTGGTGGGCGGCCTCACCCTGGAGGCACGGCTGGGGGCGGGCAGCTATGGCACCGTGTACCGGGCCCGGCGCGGCGACGACGTGTTCGCGGTGAAGCTGCTCTACCTGCCTCACGCGGGGCCGTGGGCGCAGCGGGAATTGGAGGTGCTGCTGCGGCTGCACCACGCGGGACTGGTGGGAGTGGACAGCCATGGCCACCATGGCCACTTCCCGGGCTTCGGGCCGCTCTTCCTCTACATCGTCACGGGCTACGTGCCCGGGCTGCCCCTGGACACCTGGGCCGAGCGCCACAACCCCACGGCCCTGGAGGTGGCGCGCGCGGTGCGGGTGCTGGCAGCGCAATTGGTGGTGGCACACTCGGTGGGGGTGGTGCACCGGGACGTCAAGAACGACAACGTGGTGGTGCGGGAGGGGGACGGCAGGCCCGTGCTGGTGGACTACGGCGTGGGCACCTTTCCGGGGGCGCTGAAGGTGACGGGAGGCTTCGTTCCGGGCACCACGCGCTACCGTGCCCCGGAAGCCTGGCGCTTCCGCCGCCAACGTCAGCGGGACACGCACTACGAGGCGAGTGTCCGTGACGATCTGTGGGCGCTGGGCGTCCTCTTCTATTGGCTGCTGACGGGCGTCTGGCCCTTCGACGGCAAGAGCGAGGAGGAGGTGGAGGACGCGGTGCTGCACTCCGAGCCCGTGGCGCCTCACGAGCGCAACCCGCGCGTGCCCCGGGCGCTCTCGGCCGTGTGCATGCGCATGCTGGAGAAGGCGCCCGAGGCGCGCTACCCGGACGCGAGGTCCGTGGGTGAGGCGTTGAGCGCGGTGCTGGCCGGAGCGGACGCGGGCTGGGCGGTGTCCCTGTGTGAGGAGTGGGCGCCGGACAACGCCACCACCCGGGAGCAGGAGAACGGGGACGTGGCGGTGAAGGTGGACCTGGAGCAATCCCTGGCGCGTCACCATCGGCTCTCGGCTCTCGAGCGTGAACGACCCCGGCGCGGCAGGCCCGCGACCACGGAGGCGGAGGTGCTGATGCCGTCGCCAGGGGTGGATGAGCCGCTCCCGGAGGAAGTGGAGGCGCGGGTTCCATCAGCCTCCGCGCCGCTCACGGAGGAGGGGGTGACACGCGCGGTCACTGCTCCCGTGCCGCCGCGAGCGCCGGTGGGTCCCTGGTTCGCGCGGGCGTGGCGGGACCGCACGCTGTCGCTGGGCGCGGTGGCCTTGCTCGCCGCCGCGCACCTGCACCCCGCGTTCGCTCCATCGCTGGTGGATGCTCCGCCAATCGGAGTGACTGCTGTTCCCATGGTGTCCGCGACACCCGTGTCCGTGGTGACCTGGGCCTTGTCAGGCCAGGAAGTGGCGCCTTCGTGGTGTCCGCTCGAAGGTGGAGGAGGCGCGGCGCCCGCGTGGGTCGCAACCTCCGCGCCCATCGCCTTCGCGATGCAACCCAAGGACAGCATGCGCGTGAAGAGTCAGGAGAAGAAGCAGCAGCGGGGTCCGGTGCGTAACGCCGTCACCCGTGTCCTGTGGTCCGCCGCCGTGGGCGCGGCCGTCGCCGGTTGTCCCGGTGCCCAGGTGCGTTCCAATCCCAAACCCGAGGCATGTCCGGCTGGGTCCCTGGAAGCCATGAAGCAGTTGGGCATCCGCCCCGGAGACGAGACCGGAGCGGAGTTCCCTGGCATCGGTGAAGCATCTTTCGTCACCGTGCGAGAGGGACCGGGAGCCCGGCTCTTGTTGGGAGAACCGTTGGGTCAGTTGGAGGCGGGCACGGTGCTGACGGGGACATTCCTCTTTGGCAAGGAGCGGGTGCAAGGCCGCTTCACCCAGGCTCGCAGGCCCGGCGGCGGGGACTCGATCCCTGTCTGTCTGGACGCGTGGAGCTGGGGATCCGATTATGGGCGGGGTCTCGTCCGAGAGCCCGATGAAGGAGCGGACACCGCGAAGGTACACGCCTACCCGCACGTCATGGCGGTGGAGCGCTTCGAGTAG
- a CDS encoding DUF2381 family protein produces the protein MPALFLSVVPLFVLLAGVAAAQPSTPPVTADDARHTVVLGVMGQRAVPELRISPGVLTALLFGSPLKLAGVELEEQGLLARMTVLDDALLLVPSNSLNAGRILRLKVRFVDGVVPASADFLLVVDPLQAEHQVNVELQQPMADACKQAVEEERAKTQECRAELEWMRKRPDGLTGLIANGQLADKGVTARRALREKDFTQRPGEPILITETMSYRARGLVAVELKAKNYSSRPWAAAGAQLVGEGGVRLKVLRVWPLEPIPPGSERRRVVVEAEAAETEARGRFALLLWQDGEPPSVSVEGVTFP, from the coding sequence ATGCCTGCCTTATTCCTCTCTGTCGTCCCGCTGTTTGTTCTCCTGGCGGGCGTAGCTGCCGCGCAGCCATCCACCCCACCTGTCACGGCGGATGATGCGCGCCACACCGTTGTGCTGGGAGTGATGGGGCAGAGGGCTGTGCCCGAGTTGCGCATCAGTCCGGGCGTCCTCACCGCGTTGCTCTTTGGCTCTCCCTTGAAACTCGCGGGGGTGGAGCTCGAGGAGCAGGGACTCCTCGCTCGAATGACCGTGTTGGACGATGCACTCCTGCTCGTTCCTTCCAACTCACTCAACGCTGGCAGGATTCTGCGCTTGAAGGTGCGCTTCGTGGACGGAGTGGTCCCCGCGAGCGCGGACTTCCTGCTGGTGGTGGATCCCCTCCAGGCCGAGCATCAGGTGAACGTGGAGCTCCAGCAACCCATGGCGGACGCCTGCAAGCAGGCGGTCGAAGAGGAGCGCGCGAAAACCCAGGAGTGTCGGGCGGAACTGGAGTGGATGCGAAAGAGGCCGGATGGGCTCACCGGATTGATTGCCAATGGGCAATTGGCTGACAAGGGTGTTACCGCCCGGCGAGCGTTGCGAGAGAAGGACTTCACCCAGCGCCCAGGCGAGCCGATCCTGATAACCGAGACGATGAGCTATCGCGCCCGGGGCCTGGTGGCGGTGGAGTTGAAGGCGAAGAACTACTCCTCGCGACCCTGGGCCGCGGCGGGGGCGCAACTGGTGGGTGAGGGCGGTGTGCGGCTGAAGGTGCTGCGGGTATGGCCGTTGGAGCCCATCCCCCCTGGCTCGGAAAGGCGGCGCGTGGTGGTGGAAGCCGAGGCGGCAGAGACGGAGGCCCGGGGCCGCTTCGCACTGTTGCTCTGGCAGGACGGCGAGCCCCCGAGTGTTTCCGTGGAGGGCGTGACGTTTCCGTAG
- a CDS encoding DUF3014 domain-containing protein: protein MTTPSHDPNTNVPLPSLRGSSRASRRTLLAAVLLIALLGGTGGYLLRRQASPPAAGRTEPVAQADTRGPVVTRPEVQLSGTDPRVRELLRGLSGDAGFLRWLSAEDLVRRFVSATSAVAEGQSPREQLSFMAPTGGFQVTRRAGRTVVAPESYARYDGVTRALVSVNTQGVQRVYLELEPLLDAAHAEIAPPGRTLEQSLTRAIGRLTSVPVPTGAVEVSPKGALYAYADPRLEALSGAEKHLLRMGPENMRKVQTKLSELAHALGLSLPEQAKQPAQVSGRAWRKE from the coding sequence ATGACCACGCCTTCGCACGACCCGAACACGAATGTCCCCCTGCCTTCTCTCCGTGGGAGCTCCCGCGCCTCGCGAAGAACCCTCCTGGCCGCGGTCCTCCTGATCGCGCTCCTGGGAGGGACCGGCGGGTATCTGCTGCGGCGCCAGGCCTCGCCGCCCGCGGCCGGGCGCACCGAGCCCGTCGCACAGGCCGACACACGAGGCCCGGTGGTGACGCGGCCCGAGGTCCAGCTCTCGGGCACCGACCCGCGTGTGCGCGAGCTCCTGCGCGGGCTCTCCGGTGACGCCGGGTTCCTCCGCTGGTTGTCCGCCGAGGACCTGGTCCGGCGCTTCGTCTCCGCGACGAGCGCGGTGGCCGAAGGGCAGAGTCCGCGTGAGCAGCTGTCCTTCATGGCTCCCACCGGTGGTTTCCAGGTCACCCGCCGAGCTGGCCGTACGGTGGTGGCGCCGGAGAGCTACGCCCGCTACGACGGCGTGACTCGCGCCCTGGTCTCGGTGAACACCCAGGGCGTGCAGCGGGTGTATCTGGAGCTCGAGCCCCTCCTCGATGCGGCGCATGCGGAGATTGCTCCCCCCGGGCGGACGCTCGAGCAGTCACTCACCCGGGCCATTGGCAGACTCACCAGCGTTCCGGTGCCCACCGGGGCGGTCGAGGTCTCCCCGAAGGGTGCCCTCTACGCCTATGCGGATCCCCGCCTCGAGGCGCTCAGCGGCGCGGAGAAGCACCTGTTGCGGATGGGGCCGGAGAACATGCGCAAGGTGCAGACGAAGCTCTCGGAGCTCGCCCACGCGCTGGGCCTGTCATTGCCCGAGCAGGCGAAGCAGCCCGCGCAGGTGAGTGGTCGGGCCTGGAGAAAGGAGTGA
- a CDS encoding OmpA family protein, translating to MNPHHTLLSLLLALGLSGCAAKSLSTTPTPTSAARPAATTPEASTANRAEDSRSHPDETSEALEAAPIYFTLDSATLTPEAQDRLERLARALRQRPDSRVTVSGHTCELGTTEYNLALGQRRADIIRTYLARLGVERQRIAVVSYGEERPAEEESVEKNRRAEFSFRLSEQAQAGAR from the coding sequence ATGAACCCTCACCACACCCTGCTGTCCCTTCTCCTGGCGCTCGGTCTCTCGGGCTGCGCGGCCAAATCCCTCTCCACCACTCCTACGCCCACCAGCGCGGCGCGGCCGGCCGCGACCACTCCGGAGGCCTCGACCGCCAACCGTGCCGAGGACTCCCGGTCCCACCCTGACGAAACGTCCGAGGCGCTCGAGGCCGCGCCCATCTACTTCACGCTCGACTCCGCCACCCTGACGCCCGAGGCCCAGGACAGGCTGGAGCGCCTCGCGCGTGCACTGCGCCAGCGTCCTGACTCCCGGGTGACGGTGTCGGGACATACGTGCGAGCTGGGGACCACCGAGTACAACCTGGCGCTGGGCCAGCGTCGCGCCGACATCATTCGGACCTACCTCGCTCGCCTGGGCGTCGAGCGCCAGCGCATCGCCGTGGTGTCGTACGGCGAGGAGCGTCCGGCGGAAGAGGAGAGCGTGGAGAAGAACCGCCGCGCCGAGTTCTCCTTCCGCCTGTCCGAGCAGGCCCAGGCCGGTGCGCGCTAA